The Pochonia chlamydosporia 170 chromosome 3, whole genome shotgun sequence genome contains the following window.
ACTTCTACTTTCTAGCTTTGAAGTTGTTTCCCCATGTTACTAAGGGAATGCAGTGGACGCCCGGTCTCCAGAATCGTGGTGAACTGCGATGGCACCTTCAATCACTTAGAGTCCCAATTTAGTAATAGCCGCCGAGCACACAGTAGATCTCGGGCTTAAACTACCGTCCCGTTAGTCCCGTTAGGGGCTCAGAATCAGTAAAATAGGACATACTATTTATATGTTATATGCATGTGCTCAACCTATAATGTAAATAGTAATTACATAGTATGTTCCTTATTTATACTACGTAAAGATGGCTAATGAACGTGTAATGTAACCTGTATTGTAATGACAATAGTTATAAGTTACGTAGCAGAAATAGGGGCGTGGTACTCAAGACTGAAGCTTGACACCACGCATCTAGAAGCAGGCGCTGGCTAGTCGTGAGATTAAAACGGATTAAACGATACTAATGTATTGATTGACGCCTCGGGAGTAGGTGTTACTTTTTATTAATTTTATCGCACTGTCTCATTCTCTTCAGGATTTAAATCCATCTATATGCCTCTAAGTATATGTATTGACCTAATCGAAACTCAATCAAGCAAAGGTGGCTAACATTAGCTAGCCTTCTGCTTCCAGGCCAGGAACTTTATCACTGACCCTAAATTGGAATCTCAAGTGAAAGCATCCCTTAAGAGAGCCAACATGCTCTGTAGCGACTGCACCCCCTTTCCGAAGGCTGGCGATAAATTTTGCTAATTTAGTTTCAGTGCCGAATACTTTGTTTAGCCAGTCTCGGCACTCGTCTTCGCCGTTAATCTCTTTAATTTCGTTAAGGTTTGTGTTTGAGCACGAGTATCTTTTACATGTCGATGATGGCTGCATGTTTGGAAGTAATAACTGATGACAGGTGGGAAAatttgcagtctggtcggTGTAATTTGATCGCTCTAAACTACCTCAAATAGTTGAGTAGCGGACAACcatttgctgccaacaaTATCACAGTTGTAGTGTTGAGAAGTCTGTGTAACGGGTTTAGACTGAACTACCATGTTCTCGCCTGCCCTGTCCCAATTTATGCCTGTGGCTGGGCTTTAacttctttttctccttcCGTGAGCAAGACTATTATGTCGCGCTGCGTACAGAAATAAGCACTAGATAACTATCTACAGGTCTCCTAAAAATGAGAATACTTAGTACAGTAAATAGGTAGCTTAACATCAAGAAATAATCTACTAGTAAGTATCTTGGGCTTACATAGTAAATGAATAGGAGAACTAGtatttattatagcttatTACCTAGTGCGTATAATCTTAATAGTAGATAACCTTTTTATATAACTTAAATTTGGGTTCTTATGTAGACAGATTTCTAATTTATGTAAGACGTAAGTAGAATCGGATTTAAATCGCTCTGTTTACTTGTCTCTAGAAGACAACCTACGTTACTCTTGCCAACACCAGGTTAAATGTATAGAAGACCAATGTTGTTTTTGTCAATTGCTTTATTTATCAGTCCATCCCAATTCCAGACCTGCATTTGCACCAATATACCTCAGTTCCTCTCGCCTTTCATCCGCTATATCCCCATATTCAAGGGGACTCGGCAGGATAATGCGACGCGGTTTCGTTAAACGCAATACAGCCCGATCCTCAAGCCCAGACTTGACCGCAGACACGATAGAGTCGTCGTCCCATTCCCAATCATCATTATCGTCCAAGTTAGCCGTCAGGATAAGCAGCTCAAGACTCAGAGGGAGCGAATCCGCCAGTTTCTTCGCCGACGGTACCGAGAACCCCATCAGGAAGACCCACGGGACAGATAGTCTTCTCAGCTTGCCCATATGAACTAAATCATCTAATGATGCTCGCATCTCTAGTGTAGGGGGGTCATAATCCCCAACTAATAACTTGGGACAGGTTTCCGCGTCTATTGTCAAGTCTGTAAGCGTGTCGCGGGCTTGATTGAGTGCCGCAGCTATTGTATCTAACTCTACAACATTCCTGCTCACGTCGGGGTTAAGGTCTAGCTGGTAAAACCAGTGCCAGTGCAGTTTCTGGAGCCCTTTTACAACTGAGAGGAGTTGCTTGAGCTGTGCCTCCCGTAGCCTATAAACTTCCAGCGATACGagtgatgatggagttggcgtATGTGCCGGCTAAGTGAATTCAAGTGGGTTATCAATAGAGACTGATAGGTACTGAAGACTTGGGAGATAGAAAAACGGAAGGACATCGGCGGTATTATTAGCGGTGAGGTGGCGGTGTTCTTTCGCTCTGCGGCAGAAGGTGATGGAGCTGAGGTTTTCGAAGGTAGGCAGTTGATATTcttttgatggcttgcaCAGGGCATATTGAAGCAGATTTCCCAAAAGTCGACTATGAATGGTGAAATTGggaccaagatgaagggATCTTAAATTCGGCAGCAGTAGTAGGAGGACCGCGACGACGGCGTCAACGGTGCCAGATTGCAGCTCGTCTATCCAAAGCTTGGCAAATGGCACTCGCGTGCGTTGGATGAGTTTCGATGCTTTACTAAGCGAAGACGTGGCGATAGGGCAAGCGGGTGGCTCTTTGAGCCCAGGATTCTCGTGAAACTCATGTCCCACCAGGCGCAGACTACGCACGTAGCTGGACAGCTCAGGTGCATCGAGAATGCTTCGTAGCAGCAGCGAGACAGGCGGTGTGTGATTTAAGGCCCAGGTTGTCTTGACTTTTGAGTACAGATGAGGTCGGGTCAGAGTGTGGATATATTTGTTGACAATGCTCATGGAGAGCAAGTCGCCAAAGGAGAGGAAGTCCAAGACGGAGAGAAGTAGGTCCTCTGAACAGTCTAAAAGCGTCTTGGCTGCCATCTTTCACGCCTGCTCTCTTGAGATGAAGGCATTCGGAGGCGACAGGAGAAATCCCATTTGATATCAATAGAGCAATAAAAAAGATAGGTCGTCTGTCAACATGAGGGGAAGACTGCTCCGTCTTGAGCTGAATAAATGCAAGAGATCgttccttcctttttgggcgGAGCCGTCATTCGGCAGCAAATCAAATGACATCAAAGCTTGAGCCTTATGGGGTATGGCACGCCACGTTGCCTACCTAGGTCTTTTtatgaagtcaagtctgcaTATGCAACCCTGAGAAACTATACATTTGTGTGCATTTGATGCAGGCCTCCGATGTCAGTTTTCCACATTTTGATCGTGTCAGGTCCATTTGGTACCTGGCAACGAGTCAGACCAGAACACCTAACCCTCAAAAGCTGCCAGACATCCGGTGAGCCTCATCCCACGTGAGGGGATAGATGAGATGACGAACAGGGCAGACATCAATGCATGCATATCTCATCTGGTCTTTTTGTGCAGCGTTAGGGTAGAGCCGGACCCGCCCAGAAACTCAAAAACGTCGCATTGTCAACAGTGAAGACCAGTTCCCTATTAGATAACTGTGCGCAAGAGAGAGTCATTTACACTGCCGTTATTAAGCTTAGAATCGGAGCTGCCGGTCACGGGCTCGGCCAAATAGTGGCTCGACTTACACTCTCGCACTTATCTACGCCCTTGTTGCTGGCAACTCCCAAACAAGCCAaattagcagaagcaagctcacaagaTGACAAGAGCTCTATGATCTCGTTCTATCTTGTTGcttcctctttttcttcttagCCATAGTTTCTTGTCTGTAGCCGCGTAGCCAGTTGccaatatactcgcttacACTGGGCAGGCCCGCTGCTGGTCGACAGCCAGCTCTAATTGTATTGTTCAAGCCATGTAGTAGAGCAATATACAAGTACTATAGAAATTATGCATGTATATCGACATCTTAATTATAGCATACGATGATGTAGTCTAGTGCCTAATCGGTACAGTTTGGCATCAAAGTTGTACCACGCGACAAAAAGATCTCAGAGAAGAGCAACCTAATAGTCGCACCGTACCCTTCTTGGCGCGATCGATAAGAACACCTTCCTTGACAGGGAGTTTGCTGTACACGGAATTACTCACAAAGTAAAATGACACTGCCCCACGAGCATGACAGAATACAATGCTCCCCATCTATGTGCACGTTCGGTCGTCCATTCATGCATAGTAGTCTAAGCCAAGCAGCGGGTCTGATGGCAAAACGCAGTCGACTCCAAAAGCTCAAATCTCAGATCATAATGGGATCGTAGCTACACGAGAATTAACAGTCTTCCAAAAACTATTTAAATCGAATGATATCGCACTGCCGAACATATTACAAGCATTCCCCAAAGCAAACGGATGACAGCTCATATATGCCATCTCGTCTAAAGCTTAAACACACCATAATACTTGGGGATTCTCGTCCCTTATAGTCTCTTAGTCTCTGCATATATTGACTTCTCTTTTCAAATTCTTTATCCCAACCAGTTTTACATGAATTTAAGGCGAGGTGGGATGGCAGAGTCCATCGGGACATCACTCCCCAATCCAGGCACATAATGACAATGGGAGCAGTCTAAACGCCATACCAATGAGTGGGTCTATAATGGACGGTATAACCCGCAGAAGAAGAACGTCGGGGAGCTCCTTTTCTACCGTTGAGGCCGCGGCATGGATGAGTCGAGTTCGAAACCAGAAACGCTGTCGAAAATAAGAATCAGCACTCATCCCCACACAACCAGGGTATATCAGCATACTATATTCTCTGAGGGAAAAACTTCTGGCATGGAAGCAGGCCAGAATAGTCTCGTCGGGGGTCGTTCTTCAGCCTGGTGTGGCACTCCATGGTTCAAGGAGCTACCACCAGACACGGACGCTGATTCTCCCAACTGCGGCTGATCCATCACGGTCGGCTCACGCAACTTGAAAGCGGCCGTAGTGACTCTTTGCAACTCATCAGGTACAGCCCACGATTGAAGTTGCAACTCGTTGTGTTATGCTAATGTTGAAGAGTGAGAGCTGGGAAACCAGACTCATTTGCGGCACAGCCTTTGGCCCCTAGCCAGGCTCCACTTTCTATATATTAACTTATCAAACGTCAATTGAAGGAACATCCAGGTCATTTGATCCAATTCTAGTAGCCATCTTCTGACTTAAGCACCATTGCATAAcattgacatttgatgtctAACCAGCTGGTCAGCAGATTGGAGCAAGGGTTGGCCAGCCAGTATAACCATGCGGATCTTGTTTTTGTGCATACCAGCCACAATAAAACCATATTAATAGTAATTTCTTCAACGAAAGTTTTCATTTTAGTGCGCAACTAACATGCTCTTTACAAAGATCATTAAAGTTCCTCCCGTCCGTGTACCGGTAAATGCTTAAACTGTCGTCCGTGTACATTGACAAAACAGCATGCGTGCGAGGCCAAGGGAAGCTAGAAGCGCATCTATCGGGCATTAAGGCCTATCCTTTTCATTAAGCACTTTACGAATTTAAACAAGGACACTCGAAAACTCGTCCACGAGTATGTAGATAACGAACGATGGTGACATGTCAAGCTCGCAAAGgtccccccccccccttcccccttttttttttctgccaCTGAGCTGCATTTTCGCGTCTCATCTGGACCACAGGCTCCTTCGTTGTGCATTCACACGTCTCGATCGCATAGTAAGGCACCCCATTTAGGCTTCCCTCCGTGCAAGTTTGTTGCGTGACAAGCCCGGAGGCGTCACCATAGTACGCCTTAATGTGCATATATTCACAACTCTCCCCTGCGCTTGCTAGCTCCCCGTTACACGTATAACTTCGTGACAGCCTCTGATGCTCGCTGCGGACAACGCGTGATGGAAACCGGCCTGAAACAACGTACTGAACTGGGCCAAATccaaccaaaacaccatACCAAACATGAGAACCAAATACAGCGATGAAATGTATACTGGTACAGGACCTATTTATCGACCTGTGTCTAAGCAATGGAATGAAAGCGGCATACTTCGAAGAAAACTTACAATAAGCCAAAATGCACAAAACGCCTCAACGATTGAAGACGCGGGAGAATTCCAGGCTACTTTCTGTCGGGACAATACGCACATAAATATAACCTATTTCCGGCTAAAAGGGGCATCTCTAGGAGCATATCGATCAATTCAAGAAAATGTTATGACAAATCTCGTGGTCAAAACCATGGCTGAAGGACGGGACCACAGCAGAGTGTAGCTTACGAGCAATGCCGCTTTAATTTGTAGCGTCTTTCATGGATCTCACCGAGGCATCGGCGCATTCGGCGTAATAGTATCTGCGAATATCACAAACGATATTCCTGAAAGCCAGGACCTCAGGGATGTTTTTATTGGCCACAACTTTCGTGTCTTCAGACGACAAGCTGCGTATTAGCTCATCTACCCAATGATTAGCAAGTAACAACAAAGCTGCTTTAGGAAGGGTTAGTACCGGAAAAAAGGTCTAAAATCCGAAGTAAGATTCCGAAATCCCGGGGCATGCGAGGACGCATAGCCAGCAGATTCGCAAGTATAGGCAGAAACCACATCTTGCCGTATTGTAATGCTATCATCACTGCCCCCTCGAATTCGGACCCGTTTGTTGAGGCTGGTTCCTCAGTCCTGTAGAACGACTCTCGAAACTTGACCACTGCATCTGCCCAGTACGCGCGAGGGTCTTTCAATTCGACTTTGAAGGACGGGATCAAGGAAAATAAGTGATCATTAATTATCCTGTCGCAGGTCACCGTGCATGACCGACCCTTGATATTGGTCTGCCCTTGTGAGAGGTACTCTCCGAAGTAGTAAACGCCAGAATAGAACTTATGTTGCTTTTTTCGCAAGTGACAAAAGTCGTTGAGCCCCCTCTCTTTCCACGTGTGCTTTCTATCTTTAACCACGATTGAATGATCGCCAGGGACCTTATCATGGAATTCCTCCATCAGATCGAGGTCTCGCATGAACACTCCACTGCGGAACAGCGTAGTGTCAATAATGCAGAGATGTATTTTCCGCAACGGGGTGGGGTCCTTCTTATGCTTGTAGATGGCGTATTGGATCGCGACTAGAATCGAAGTTGTCCAGGATATAAAAGGATCGCCGTATGACTTTTCC
Protein-coding sequences here:
- a CDS encoding DNA mismatch repair protein (similar to Metarhizium robertsii ARSEF 23 XP_011410763.1) — protein: MAAKTLLDCSEDLLLSVLDFLSFGDLLSMSIVNKYIHTLTRPHLYSKVKTTWALNHTPPVSLLLRSILDAPELSSYVRSLRLVGHEFHENPGLKEPPACPIATSSLSKASKLIQRTRVPFAKLWIDELQSGTVDAVVAVLLLLLPNLRSLHLGPNFTIHSRLLGNLLQYALCKPSKEYQLPTFENLSSITFCRRAKEHRHLTANNTADPAHTPTPSSLVSLEVYRLREAQLKQLLSVVKGLQKLHWHWFYQLDLNPDVSRNVVELDTIAAALNQARDTLTDLTIDAETCPKLLVGDYDPPTLEMRASLDDLVHMGKLRRLSVPWVFLMGFSVPSAKKLADSLPLSLELLILTANLDDNDDWEWDDDSIVSAVKSGLEDRAVLRLTKPRRIILPSPLEYGDIADERREELRYIGANAGLELGWTDK